A genomic stretch from Megalobrama amblycephala isolate DHTTF-2021 linkage group LG22, ASM1881202v1, whole genome shotgun sequence includes:
- the LOC125258298 gene encoding uncharacterized protein LOC125258298 — protein MLSPVILRIVFGGDDARKLTLKTGIPKSVDDLVLEIMTVFGVKQKFRLQYKDKDFGNEYMNLMSTSQIEDRDTLKVIFLSTDYCISCMQETAPDAPSCSSIFVPSPSSTCSSDPLETRDVSPCAIDSVQEVNLSDDSFSSSAETVLITSPESRTSSWPQVFVVPRFSCSAEIQLQRADTEFNKSGMLLIPPPKLRSDILEGMAEEIFRYAAYPSDSQLDQAAEALINVHPCLREKGTRTGHEGWKHYLKIKMANFRSKLSKIGHPEITVNSLRNKRKGQGKAELNIKKTKKAEVNFLPCLPKGETAESMEKERIALLTEVKKKNNEAVVKEKMHLTFSYRRQELVEDSPMVSDLQSRWPALFTVNEINAEFMRIMTVPLISKFLAQLDKYTANLQKVFSSKGGASGQKISRIMAVADKCGDIHIKRDCVIQSLCVYLNEDITTVIKEFQDCNPEEAERGISETTLGLFVIRKEGAGAEDDPGDVGVVIEGAKLIQHLKSISFGLVMLFGLIYALNLSYPQSLRFTFEFFQKVLMNLDGSKLSPKVQSLKIKMFQ, from the exons atGTTGAGTCCGGTCATTCTGAGGATTGTTTTTGGTGGGGATGATGCAAGAAAGCTTACACTAAAGACAGGAATCCCAAAGTCTGTGGATGACCTTGTACTtgaaataatgactgtttttgGGGTGAAGCAAAAGTTCAGGCTCCAGTACAAAGATAAGGACTTTGGAAATGAATACATGAATCTCATGTCAACCAGTCAAATTGAAGACAGGGATACCCTGAAAGTGATTTTTCTATCAACCGATTACTGTATCTCCTGCATGCAAGAGACTGCACCTGATGCACCTTCCTGTTCCAGCATTTTTGTTCCTTCACCCAGCTCAACATGTAGCTCTGACCCTCTTGAAACAAGAGATGTTAGCCCTTGTGCCATTGACTCAGTCCAGGAAGTCAACTTGTCTGATGACTCATTTTCCAGCAGCGCTGAGACTGTCTTAATTACGTCTCCAGAGTCAAGAACCAGTTCTTGGCCTCAGGTTTTTGTAGTTCCTCGTTTTTCATGTTCTGCTGAAATTCAGCTTCAGAGAGCTGACACAGAGTTCAACAAAAGTGGAATGCTACTTATTCCACCACCCAAACTAAGATCTGACATTCTTGAAGGCATGGCTGAGGAGATCTTTAGGTATGCAGCATACCCCTCTGATAGTCAGCTTGATCAGGCAGCTGAAGCCTTGATAAATGTCCACCCTTGCTTGAGGGAAAAAGGAACTCGCACTGGCCATGAAGGATGGAAACACTACCTAAAGATTAAGATGGCTAATTTTCGCTCCAAACTAAGCAAGATTGGACACCCCGAAATCACTGTGAACTCTCTTAGGAACAAGCGTAAAGGTCAGGGTAAAGcagaattaaacataaaaaaaacaaaaaaagctgaGGTGAATTTCCTTCCTTGCCTTCCGAAAGGAGAAACAGCAGAAAGCATGGAGAAGGAAAGAATTGCTCTCTTAACTgaagtgaaaaagaaaaataacgAGGCAGTCGTTAAGGAAAAAATGCACTTGACCTTTTCCTATAGGCGGCAAGAGTTGGTTGAAGACTCGCCAATGGTTTCTGATTTACAAAGCAGGTGGCCTGCGCTGTTCACAGTAAATGAA ATAAATGCAGAATTCATGCGGATAATGACTGTGCCTCTTATTTCAAAGTTCTTGGCGCAGCTGGACAAATACACTGCTAATCTACAGAAGGTTTTCAGCAGCAAAGGAGGTGCTTCTGGACAGAAGATTTCACGCATTATGGCAGTTGCAGACAAG TGTGGTGACATACACATCAAACGAGATTGTGTCATCCAGAGTCTGTGTGTGTACCTGAATGAGGATATAACAACAGTCATCAAAGAATTCCAG GACTGCAACCCTGAAGAAGCAGAAAGGGGAATTTCTGAGACCACTCTGGGGCTTTTTGTGATTCGCAAAGAAGGTGCTGGTGCTGAGGATGACCCGGGTGATGTTGGAGTTGTGATAGAGGGTGCAAAGCTGATCCAACACTTAAAGAGTATTTCCTTTGGATTAGTAATGCTCTTCGGACTGATCTACGCACTCAACTTAAGCTACCCTCAAAGTCTCAGGTTCACATTTGAATTCTTTCAGAAGGTACTTATGAATTTGGATGGCAGCAAGCTTTCCCCAAAGGTTCAAtcacttaaaattaaaatgtttcagTGA